From the genome of Gemmatimonadaceae bacterium:
GCGCGATGCCGCGTGGCGGCAGTCGCAGCTCGAGGGTTTCGGCCATGCGCAGGACGGCGCGCGCCGCAAGCGCCGAAGCATGGCGCTCCACGTCAGTGGGAAGGTCGGGATGGCCGCTGTCGAGCACGACCACGCCGGGCGTGGCCCACCACTCCGCCGTGACCGAGTCGCCGGCGCCGGTAATCGCGGCGCCCAGCACGTCGAGGCCCGGCCCGAGGTTTCCGATCGAGCCGGAGGCGTGTGCGGTCGCACGCAGGAGGAACGTCATTCAGGTAAGCAACGGGAGAGGGGCGCTGGCGGGCAAGAGGGCCCGATGACATGCGCGCGTTTCGCGCGGCCTCAGCGATCAGCCGGCGGCTTTGAGAATGTCGTTCAACACGCCGGCCGCGGTCACTGCAGGTCCCGCGCCCGGGCCCGTGATGATCATTGGGTTGTCGCGATAGCGGGTGGTGGTGAAGACGACCTGGTTGTCGGTGCCGCGCAGACCGGCGAACGGAGATGTCGATGGAACGGCGCGCAGGTCGACCGTGACCTTGCGACGCGTCGCGGTCGCGACATAGCGGAGCACGAGCCCCGCCGTGGTGGCCTCGTGCACGCGCGCCGCCCACGCCTCATCGAGCTCGCCAAGTCGACGCACGAATTCGTCGCGCGACCACGCGAGGGCCTCGTCAGGCAGGAGGGGCTGCACCCGCACGTCGCCGAGGTCGCCGCGAAAGCCGAGCAGGCGGGCGAGGATGAGCGCTTTGCGGGCCACGTCCATTCCGGAGAAGTCATCGCGCGGGTCGGGCTCCGTGTACCCGAGTTGCATCGCTTTGCGGACGACGTCCGAGAACCGGCGCCCGTGCTGCAGCTCGGTGAAAACGTAGCCCAGCGTGCCCGACGTGCAGCCTTCGATCCGGTGGATGGTGTCCCCGGACTCGAGCAACTTGTGCAACGTGTCGATGATCGGAAGCCCGGCGCCCACCGTGGTCTCGTGGAGCAGGCGTCGACCGTGTGCGTCGGCGGTATCGAGCAGGAGGCGCGCGTCGCCGATCGGGCCGCCGAGTGGACGCTTGTTGGCCGTCACCACGTCCATGCCGGCCTCGAGGGCGAACCGTTGTGTGGCCACGGTGTCATCGGCGGTGACGTCGACAAGGATGGGGTGCGAGAGCGCATGGCGCGCCATCTCCTGGACGGCGTTGGCGGCGCCGTCACCGAGTCGCGGGGCGTTGGCCGGCGCGACACGCCCGGTCATCTCCTTGCGGCGCACCAGATCGGTCAGCGCGCGCGGGGTGAGGCCCGCGGGGTCGAACACATGGCCGGACCGGTCGATCACCCCAACGATGCGCAGCCGCACGCCTCGCGTCTTGGCTCGCGGGATCATTCGCGCGAGGGCGCGCCCGATCTGTCCAAAACCGAGCAGGATGACGTCGGACACCTCCGGGCGCGTGACGGCGCCTCCTCCAAGTCGATTGAGCTGGAAGGCGCCGTGCACGCGCCGCACCGCCGCCACGGCGTCGCGATCCCGCACAACGAACGAGATGTTGAGTTCCGACGAGCCCTGCGCGATCGCCACGAGGTTGATGCCACCGGCAGCGAGCGACTCGAAGACGCGGGCGGCGATGCCCGGCGTGCCCGCCATGCCCATGCCCACGACGGCGATGGTGGTCATGCCCGACTCCACTTCGATGCCGTCGACCTCGCGATGGCGAAACTCGTTGGCGAAGGCCCGCTCGAGCGCGACCCGCGCCACCCCGGCGCTTGCCTGCGGCACCGAAAAGCAGATCGAATGCTCCGACGACGCCTGCGAAATCAGCGACACCGACACACCGGCGTCGTGCATGGCCGCAAAGGTACGCGCGGCGATGCCGGGGACGCCGAGCATTCCGTTGCCGCTTACGGTCACCAGGGCCTGCTGACCGATCGACGACAACGCCTTGACCGGATAGCGTCGGAGCGTGCGCCGAGGTGAGACCTCGCTCCCCGTCGCCTCAGGGTCGCCGAACGGCCGCACCCGCACGGGAATGCGCCGGTCCCCGAGCGGGATCAGGGCGCGGGGGTGCAGCACCTTGGCGCCGTAATAGGCGAGTTCGGCCGCTTCGCGCGGCGTGAGCTGCGGAATGACGCGCGCGTCGGGCACGATACGCGGGTCTGCGGTCAGCAGGCCCGGGACGTCTTTCCAGAGGGTGACGTCGGAGGCGCCGAGGGCGCGGGCGAGCAGGGTCGCCGAAAGGTCCGAACCGCCCCGGCCGAGGGTGGCCACGTGACCCTCGGGGGTGCGGCCGATGAACCCGGGAACCACCGGGACCACGCCGCGCCGAATCATGGGGCCGAGGACCTTGCGGGCGGTACGGTCGGTGAGCGCTAGTTCGGGCGAGGCACTCCCGAAGTGCTCGTCGCAGGCAATGACGTCCACGGCATCGACGTAGTCGGCGTCGACGCCCGCGGCCTGGAGCGCACCGGCCATCAGGCGCGCGCTGAGGCGCTCCCCGCGCGCGACCACGTAGTCGGTGGTCTTGGTGGTCAGTTCACGCAGAATGGCAAGTCCATGGGCGAACGACTGCAACTCGGTGAACGATCGGGTGATCGCCTCGCGGAGGGCGTGGCGCGCGGGCCCGGCCGGGACGAGCGCGTTGCAGGCGGCGAGGTGCCGGGCCTGCAGGTCGTTCGCCGCGGTGACGAGGGCGGCCTCGTTGCCGGTGGCCGCCTGCCGGGCGGCGTCGAGCAGGATATCGGTCACCCCAGCCATCGCCGAGACGACCACGACGATGGGGCGCGGGCGCGAGGACAGGATTTCGACGGCGTGTCGAATCGCGGCGGTGTCGGCCAGGGAGGCACCGCCGAGCTTGTGGATGTGCAAGGGCATGGCGCGGCAATCTATTGGAGCGGGGCAGCGGAGGCAGCGCGTCAGCGGGAAGGGGCCGCCGGGCGTAAGCGTGTCGAGCGCTCGACTGCCGGGGGTCCGGCCGGTAACGTAGGGCGCGGTGCCACCACCGTTTCACCCTTGCCCCAGGTTCGCCATGCTGCACTTCCCTCGTTGGCGTCAGGTCGGGTTCGCGGCCGCTGCCCTCGCGCTGGTCGCCACGACGGCCGCCGCACAGGCCAAGGTCACCAGTCCGAAGGAGTTCTTCGGCCACAACGTCGGCGACGACTGGTACCTCTCCAACTACACGCAGTTCTCCGACTACTGGCGCAAGATCGACGGCGAGTCGGACAAGATGGTGGTGGAGGAAATCGGCAAGACGGCCGAGGGCCGGCCGCAGCTGATGGCCATCATCACATCGCCGGAGAACTTCCGGAACCTGGCGCGATACAAGGACATCTCGCGTCGGCTCGCGCTGGCCGAGGGGCTCACGGACGAACAGGCCAAAGCGCTGGCCAAGGAAGGGAAGGCCGTGGTGTGGTTCGACGGCGGCCTGCACGCGACCGAGGTCCTTGGCGCGCAGCAGCTGATCGAGACGACCTATCAGTTGATCTCGCGCAACGACGAGGAAACGCAGCGCCTCCTCAAGGACCTGATCATCCTCGCCGTGCACGCAAACCCCGACGGCATGGAGCTGGTGTCCAACTGGTACATGCAGGAGAAGGACACGCTCAAGCGCAACACGAGCATCCCGCGCCTCTACCAGAAGTACATCGGGCACGACAACAACCGCGACTTCTACATCCTGAACCAGCCCGAATCGGTCAACATCGCGCGGATCCAGTACCACGAGTGGTTCCCGCAGATCGTGTACAATCACCACCAGACGGGGCCGGCCGGCACGGTGATGTTTGCGCCGCCGTTCCGTGACCCGTTCAACTACAACTTCGATCCGCTCGTGCCGCTGGGCGTGGACATGGTCGGCGCCGCGATGCACACGCGCTTTGCGGTGGAGAACAAGCCGGGCATCACCATGCGCTCGGGTTCGAGCTACTCGACGTGGTGGAACGGCGGCCTGCGCACGACGGTCTACTTCCACAACATGATCGGCCTCCTCACCGAGACCATCGGCAGCCCGACGCCGATGGACCTGCCGCTGGTGGTCAACAACCAGCTGCCGCGCGGCGACCTGCCGTTCCCGATCGCGCCGCAGAAGTGGCACTTCCGTCAGTCGATCGACTACTCCGTCACGGCCAACTACGCCGTGTTCGACATCGCATCCAAGCGTCGCGAGGACTTCCTCTTCAACATCTACCGGATGGGGAAGAACATGATCGATCGCGGCAACCGCGACTCATGGACCACGACGCCCACCGAGGTCGCCAACCTGCAGGCCAAGATCGCGGCCGACCGCGCGGCCGCGAACGCCGTGGGCAACGGGCGCGATCGCATCTCGGCGGCACTCAATCCGTTCGGTGGCAGCGTCAACGCCAGCTACTACGCCGAGCTGCGCAAGCCCGAACACCGGGATCCGCGCGGGTACATCCTGCCGAGCGATCAGCCGGACTTCCCCACGGCGACCAAGTTCATGACCGCGCTGCGCAAGGTGAATGTGTCCGTGCAGCGCGCGACGCGTTCGTTCTCGGCAGGGGGCAAGACGTATCCGGCCGGCTCGTATGTGGTAAAGACCGCGCAGCCGTTCCGCGCGCACGTGCTCGACATGTTCGAGCCGCAGGACCACCCGAACGACTTTGCGTATCCGGGCGGGCCGCCGAAGCCGCCGTACGACAACGCGGGTTGGACGCTGGCCTACCAGATGGGCGTGAAGTTCGATCGCCTGCTCGACGGTTTCGACTGCCCCTGCGAGCCCATCACGGGCATGGCCGTGGCCCCGGCTGGCGTCGTGGCCGGCTCGGGGCGCGGGTACTTCCTCGGTCACGCGGCGAACGACGCGTTCCTCGCCGTGAACCGCGCGATGAAGGCGGGGGCATCGGTGTACTGGACGCGCACGCCAGCAACGGTCAACGGTCGAACGTACCCGGCAGGATCGTTCTACATCGAGGGCAATCGTGACCTGGTCACGAAGGCCGCGAAGGACCTGGGCCTGGCGTTCGACGCGACCGCGGCCGGACCGGGCGCCGGGGCGGTGAAGCTCAAGCCACAGCGCATCGGCCTCTGGGACCAGTACGGTGGATCCATGCCGTCGGGCCACACGCGCTGGCTGCTCGAGCAGTTCGAGTTCCCGTTCGAAGTGGTGTACCCGCAGGCGCTCGACGCCGGTGGCCTCCGCGCGAAGTACGACGTCCTCGTGTTCGTGACGGGCGCGATCCCGGCCAAACGACCCGACGCGGCCAACTCCGAAGCCGCGCAGATGGCCGCGTTCTTCGGCCGTCAGCCGCGGACGGACGACGTGCCCGCCGAGTTCCGCGGCTGGCTGGGCCGCGTGAACGAGGAAAAGACGATCCCCGAAATCAAGCGCTTCCTCGACGAAGGCGGTACCGTCATCACGATCGGGACCTCCACCAACCTGGCGCAGCACCTCGGCTTGCCGGTGTCGGACTACATGGTCGAGCGCTCGCCCACGGGTCAGGAGCGCGAGCTGCCTCGCGAGAAGTTCTACATCCCCGGGTCGATCATGAAGGTGAACGTCGACAATTCGCTGTCGGTGGCGGCGGGCATGGGTGCCGAGGCCGATGTCTTCTTCGACGAGTCGCCGGTGTTCCGCCTGGCGCCGGACGCCGCGGCAAAGGGTGTGAAGCCGATCGCGTGGTTCGGCTCGGATCACACGCTGCGCTCGGGTTGGGCGTGGGGCCAGAACTACCTCGAAGGCGGCGTGTCGATGGCCGAGGCCAGCTATGGGAAGGGGAAGGTCTACCTCTTCGGACCCGAAATCCTCTTCCGCGGTCAGCCGCACGGCACGTTCAAGTTCTTCTTCAACGGCATCTACGCGCCTTCGGACAAGGTCGAGGCGGTGCAGTAGGAGACGAATCGCCGGGTCGCAGAACGACCTCGCGATGAAAGAGCGGCGGTGCGCCACCAGGCGCGCCGCCGCTTCTTCATGTGCATCGTACTTGTACGGGTGTCTCAGCGTGCGGCAACCACGGTCGAGAACACCCCCTGCCCGTACCGCCTCGCGATCGCGCTGCTTGCCGCGCGGGCGAGAATGGTGTGACCGGCGTTGGAGGGATGGATCCCGTCAAGGCTGATGTAGGGGCCATACGGTTGCTGGCTCGTCATCAGCTGCACGCTGGAGAACGCGGGCTTGAGACCATTGAGCCCGTACAGCGCATCGAGCGACGTGATCGCGAAGCCGGCGCGATCCGCGGCAACGCGGATGTACTGATCCATCTGGCGCATCTGCGTATTGACGATGCCGGCCTCGGCGGGCGAGAGCACCCAGTCCTGCGTGGTCGGACCGCCGTCCGCGCAGCTGAACGAATACGCGGGCAACCCGTTCTTTCGATGGGCCGCGCCCGTGGCGACCGCAACGGGAATGCGGACCGGAACAAACACGAGGTTGCGGTTGTCGACGCAGTCGGACGAAACCGCGACGTGGAATGCATTCAGCAGGGCCGCGCGGTCGGCCCAGATCTCCGCGCCTCGCCGGAAGCTCGGGAAGGACGCCACGTCCCTGATCAGCGCCACGAAGAGTCCCTTCGGGGCCGCACGGGTGACGTTCGACACGACGACATCGAACAGCTGCGTCCATGGACCATAGGGGAACATGGTCTGTCCCGGGATGGCGACGCCGGTACGCGCCCCCAGCAGCTCGTTGGCCCCGAGTTCCACGGAGACGAACGTCGGGGCTTGCGAGAGCGCCGCGGCCAGGGGCGTCATGCCGGGTGGCAGCACGCGTCCGAAGAGCTGCTGGTAGAACGGGTCCGTGATCGACGCCGGCGTGGACTGCACCACGTTCTGCGTCGTGGCCGAGGCGATGGCGACGTTCCGCGTCGGCAACGCGATGCCACTCTGCAGTGGGTCGCAGGCCAGCGTGACGCCAGGCGGCGGACTCACCGGCTCTCCGCTTTCGCGTCTGCCCAGCGCAAGCGGCGCGGCGATCGGCGAACGGCATCCCACGCCGCTGATGAGCGGCAGCGACATTGGACGCCCTGCGGCGGCCGCGACCTGCGCGGGCCACGACTGTTGCTGGATGGATGCCGTCAGTCCATCGGACTGCCAGCCCATGCTCACGCTGGTGCCGATGGCCACGTACCGATCGAACACGTCGGCATCCGTCGTGGTCGTCCGGGGAGCGGTGGGGCTGACGGCCCGGTCCGGTGCTTCGGCACACGCCGCCAGCACGACGCCCAGCATGATGGTGAGGAGTCTCGTCTGCATACGCGTACCCTCCAAGGTGTGGTGATCCTCGTCCGGAGTGGACGTGCGCTATTCTCGTGTAGGCTGCGCAGCGCCACGATCCGTCGAATGACGTAGGAGGTCAGGCAGAGTCTCTCCACGGCGTGCGAGGCTGCCGTGGGACGCCGGCAGCGCGCTCGAGACGCTCCCGGCGGCGCGCCATTGGAGCCGTCGGGCGACGAAGGAGCGGCGGCACCGGTGATGACGGGGGGCAGACGCGCCAAAGCAAAGCGGCCCGTGAAGGCGGGCCGCTTTCGACCGACGCATGCGGCAGCACCTGGATGCCGCCGACCGCGCCAACCGAAGAACAGTGGATGCTAGAACGCCTCTCCCAGCGCGACGTAGAGCGCACCACCCTGGCGCCCGCGGGCATAGTCCACGCGGATGCGCGACCGGTCGGCTTCCGAGAGTCGGAACCGCAATCCGGCGCCACCGGCAAACACGGCACCGTGTGAGCCGAGGTCGCCGATGCGTGCACCCAGCGCGCCGGCGGAGCCAAAGGCGACGAACCCCACGCGCCCCACGAAACCCGAACGCCACTCGGCCTGCGCGGCCACCGCCGCCTTGTCCCGGAAGCGGTCGCGAACGTATCCGCGCATCAGCGTGTCGGCGCCCAGTGCCGCGAAGTAGTCCGGGACATCGCCATCACGGAGCATTGCGGTTCCGGCCGCCTGAAGGGCCAGCACGCCGTGCGCGGGGAGCGACAAATAGCGTCGGAAGTCGGTGCTGAGTCTGGCTGACGTGCGTGTGCTGCCAGCGGAGCGGTCAGTCGCCGTACCTCCAACGACTTGCAGCAGGGCGCCGGCGCGAGCCGCTACCTGATGGTCCCGGGTGTCCCGAACCAGCATCGCCTGCGCCTTCACCTGCGGGTGTGTGCGCAGGGGCGGACGGGGATAGAGCGACTCCCAGGCCGAGAAATCTTCGTCCCGAGCGCGCAGCCCGTCATAGCGCAGCGTCGCACCGGCGTAGATCGGCCCGATGACCCGCTGCTGGAACAGCCACTGTGCGTCGATGCCCGTGGCGGTGTAGCGCCCCTCGGCCTCGTCAGGCGCTTCGGCGCCGATCCCAAATACGGGCAACGGGTAGTATTGGGCCTCGACGCTCACGCGGTGGCGTCGCGCA
Proteins encoded in this window:
- the thrA gene encoding bifunctional aspartate kinase/homoserine dehydrogenase I → MPLHIHKLGGASLADTAAIRHAVEILSSRPRPIVVVVSAMAGVTDILLDAARQAATGNEAALVTAANDLQARHLAACNALVPAGPARHALREAITRSFTELQSFAHGLAILRELTTKTTDYVVARGERLSARLMAGALQAAGVDADYVDAVDVIACDEHFGSASPELALTDRTARKVLGPMIRRGVVPVVPGFIGRTPEGHVATLGRGGSDLSATLLARALGASDVTLWKDVPGLLTADPRIVPDARVIPQLTPREAAELAYYGAKVLHPRALIPLGDRRIPVRVRPFGDPEATGSEVSPRRTLRRYPVKALSSIGQQALVTVSGNGMLGVPGIAARTFAAMHDAGVSVSLISQASSEHSICFSVPQASAGVARVALERAFANEFRHREVDGIEVESGMTTIAVVGMGMAGTPGIAARVFESLAAGGINLVAIAQGSSELNISFVVRDRDAVAAVRRVHGAFQLNRLGGGAVTRPEVSDVILLGFGQIGRALARMIPRAKTRGVRLRIVGVIDRSGHVFDPAGLTPRALTDLVRRKEMTGRVAPANAPRLGDGAANAVQEMARHALSHPILVDVTADDTVATQRFALEAGMDVVTANKRPLGGPIGDARLLLDTADAHGRRLLHETTVGAGLPIIDTLHKLLESGDTIHRIEGCTSGTLGYVFTELQHGRRFSDVVRKAMQLGYTEPDPRDDFSGMDVARKALILARLLGFRGDLGDVRVQPLLPDEALAWSRDEFVRRLGELDEAWAARVHEATTAGLVLRYVATATRRKVTVDLRAVPSTSPFAGLRGTDNQVVFTTTRYRDNPMIITGPGAGPAVTAAGVLNDILKAAG
- a CDS encoding peptidase — protein: MLHFPRWRQVGFAAAALALVATTAAAQAKVTSPKEFFGHNVGDDWYLSNYTQFSDYWRKIDGESDKMVVEEIGKTAEGRPQLMAIITSPENFRNLARYKDISRRLALAEGLTDEQAKALAKEGKAVVWFDGGLHATEVLGAQQLIETTYQLISRNDEETQRLLKDLIILAVHANPDGMELVSNWYMQEKDTLKRNTSIPRLYQKYIGHDNNRDFYILNQPESVNIARIQYHEWFPQIVYNHHQTGPAGTVMFAPPFRDPFNYNFDPLVPLGVDMVGAAMHTRFAVENKPGITMRSGSSYSTWWNGGLRTTVYFHNMIGLLTETIGSPTPMDLPLVVNNQLPRGDLPFPIAPQKWHFRQSIDYSVTANYAVFDIASKRREDFLFNIYRMGKNMIDRGNRDSWTTTPTEVANLQAKIAADRAAANAVGNGRDRISAALNPFGGSVNASYYAELRKPEHRDPRGYILPSDQPDFPTATKFMTALRKVNVSVQRATRSFSAGGKTYPAGSYVVKTAQPFRAHVLDMFEPQDHPNDFAYPGGPPKPPYDNAGWTLAYQMGVKFDRLLDGFDCPCEPITGMAVAPAGVVAGSGRGYFLGHAANDAFLAVNRAMKAGASVYWTRTPATVNGRTYPAGSFYIEGNRDLVTKAAKDLGLAFDATAAGPGAGAVKLKPQRIGLWDQYGGSMPSGHTRWLLEQFEFPFEVVYPQALDAGGLRAKYDVLVFVTGAIPAKRPDAANSEAAQMAAFFGRQPRTDDVPAEFRGWLGRVNEEKTIPEIKRFLDEGGTVITIGTSTNLAQHLGLPVSDYMVERSPTGQERELPREKFYIPGSIMKVNVDNSLSVAAGMGAEADVFFDESPVFRLAPDAAAKGVKPIAWFGSDHTLRSGWAWGQNYLEGGVSMAEASYGKGKVYLFGPEILFRGQPHGTFKFFFNGIYAPSDKVEAVQ